A single window of Eucalyptus grandis isolate ANBG69807.140 chromosome 1, ASM1654582v1, whole genome shotgun sequence DNA harbors:
- the LOC104414712 gene encoding LOW QUALITY PROTEIN: pentatricopeptide repeat-containing protein At5g14080 (The sequence of the model RefSeq protein was modified relative to this genomic sequence to represent the inferred CDS: inserted 1 base in 1 codon; deleted 3 bases in 2 codons), with the protein MKSNVTEVATRISRALLSASDRTAPRAWTASLEQTLHRLRCRDSLAAPHLVARVIDPFLIPHHSLALGFFDWASQQPGFAHDXLAYRAVLKSLSASRQSNAVEALLKRARARRIGLDGSAYGHVIACFVRNRRTHDGFLVFSEAGSSVGDVGPDVCNLLLAALASDGYIDNARKVFDEMTRRGVRLSTLGLGVFLWKFCGNGEISEVLSVLDEARRGNAGINGSVIAVLVVHGLCQASRASEALWVLEELRSRSCKPDFMAYRIVAEAFREMGDVVEKDRVLKLKRKLGVAPRANDYREFLFTLISERLTKEATQLGEVIVSGDFPLEDDILNALIGTISADDPQSAIAFFRFMIKKGKFPTLLTLSNLCRNLCKHNKTDVLVQVYQVLDSGGYFADAESYNVMVSFLCKAGRVREAYGILQVMKKKGLGPDVFGYNSVLDACCREDLMRPAKKLWDEMFSSGCSGDLRTYTILIKKFSEIEQVEEARRLFYHMLEKGLEPDSLIYRSLIEGLCQEANFEAAFDIFDKCIEQDPTLAKSVLNAFVLCLCRKGDFVTASKLLQRFNCDLDNLDSHVTFLKYLNDADEAGLALEHMKWIREKSSLMMKHISSELVFLLSSGSKSEPIWNWLDRVQGKELSCSQ; encoded by the exons ATGAAATCCAACGTCACGGAGGTAGCGACGAGAATAAGCAGAGCTCTCCTCTCGGCCTCCGACCGCACCGCCCCG CGCGCGTGGACGGCCTCGCTCGAGCAGACCCTGCACCGCCTCCGCTGCCGCGACTCGCTCGCCGCC CCTCACCTCGTCGCCCGCGTGATCGACCCGTTCCTGATCCCGCACCACTCCCTCGCTCTCGGCTTCTTCGACTGGGCCTCCCAGCAGCCCGGCTTCGCCCACG CCCTCGCCTACCGCGCCGTCCTCAAGTCGCTCTCCGCTTCCCGGCAGTCCAATGCCGTGGAAGCGCTCCTGAAGCGGGCCAGAGCCCGCAGGATCGGCCTCGATGGTTCCGCCTACGGGCACGTCATCGCTTGTTTTGTCCGGAACAGGAGGACCCACGATGGGTTTTTGGTTTTCAGTGAGGCTGGCTCGTCGGTCGGGGACGTTGGGCCGGACGTGTGTAACTTGCTTTTGGCTGCGCTCGCGTCTGACGGGTATATCGATAATGCGAGGaaggtgtttgatgaaatgacGCGGCGAGGTGTTCGTTTGAGCACTCTGGGATTGGGCGTGTTCTTGTGGAAGTTTTGTGGTAATGGGGAGATTTCCGAGGTTTTGAGCGTGTTAGATGAAGCTAGGAGGGGTAATGCAGGGATTAACGGGTCAGTTATTGCTGTTTTGGTAGTTCATGGTCTTTGTCAAGCTTCAAGGGCATCGGAGGCTCTCTGGGTGTTGGAGGAGctgagaagtaggagctgcaaACCTGATTTTATGGCTTATAGAATTGTTGCGGAAGCTTTTCGAGAAATGGGAGATGTAGTGGAGAAAGacagagttttgaagttgaagcgGAAGTTAGGAGTAGCTCCGAGGGCGAATGACTATAGAGAGTTTTTATTTACTCTGATTTCTGAAAGACTAACGAAGGAAGCCACACAGTTGGGTGAGGTCATCGTTAGCGGGGACTTTCCCCTGGAGGATGATATCCTTAACGCATTGATTGGAACAATCTCAGCTGATGATCCCCAATCAGCAATCGCCTTCTTTAGGTTCATGATCAAGAAGGGAAAGTTCCCTACACTTTTGACATTGAGCAATTTGTGTAGAAACTTATGCAAGCACAACAAAACTGACGTACTGGTGCAGGTGTATCAAGTCTTGGATTCCGGTGGTTATTTTGCTGATGCAGAGAGTTACAATGTGATGGTCTCATTTTTATGTAAGGCTGGAAGAGTAAGAGAAGCTTATGGAATCCTTCaggtgatgaagaagaaagggtTGGGCCCAGATGTGTTTGGCTATAATTCTGTTCTGGATGCATGTTGTCGGGAAGATCTTATGCGTCCAGCTAAAAAGCTGTGGGATGAGATGTTTTCAAGTGGGTGTTCTGGAGATTTAAGAACATATACTATCTTGATCAAGAAGTTCTCTGAAATAGAGCAAGTTGAAGAGGCAAGGAGGCTGTTTTACCACATGTTGGAGAAAGGGTTGGAACCGGATTCCTTAATCTACAGATCTCTCATTGAAGGGCTTTGTCAAGAAGCAAACTTTGAAGCTgcctttgatatttttgataaGTGTATTGAACAGGATCCAACTCTTGCCAAGAGTGTCCTCAATGCATTCGTCCTGTGTCTCTGCAGAAAAG GTGATTTTGTTACTGCTTCAAAGTTGCTCCAACGTTTCAATTGTGATTTGGACAATTTAGACTCACATGTCACTTTCCTGAAATATTTAAATGATGCAGACGAGGCTGGACTTGCCCTTGAACACATGAAATGGATTAGGGAAAAATCTTCTCTGATGATGAAACATATTTCATCAGAACTTGTATTCCTACTTTCTTCTGGGTCTAAATCGGAACCAATTTGGAACTGGCTTGATAGAGTGCAAGGGAAGGAATTGTCTTGCAGTCAATAA